The following coding sequences lie in one Arachis stenosperma cultivar V10309 chromosome 5, arast.V10309.gnm1.PFL2, whole genome shotgun sequence genomic window:
- the LOC130981790 gene encoding protein CYSTEINE-RICH TRANSMEMBRANE MODULE 11-like, protein MSDPKYAYPYPAQGGYYQGPPVMAPPQYAAAPPPRRNTGFLEGWDRTRRHGQHLFKKCLEAETWTVDILSPGRFFIILCPLFHEGQ, encoded by the exons ATGAGTGATCCCAAGTATGCATATCCCTACCCTGCTCAAGGAG GTTATTATCAAGGTCCTCCAGTGATGGCACCGCCACAATATGCTGCTGCACCACCACCAAGAAGAAATACTGGCTTCCTTGAGGGATG GGACAGGACACGGAGACATGGACAACACTTGTTTAAAAAGTGTTTGGAAGCAGAGACATGGACAGTGGACATATTATCTCCGGGACggttttttataattttgtgtcCACTCTTTCACGAAGGACAATGA